In Streptomyces sp. NBC_01426, one genomic interval encodes:
- the argC gene encoding N-acetyl-gamma-glutamyl-phosphate reductase, with amino-acid sequence MVVRVAVAGASGYAGGEVLRLLLSHPEVEIGALTGNSNAGQSLGTLQPHLGPLADRTLEATTPEVLAGHDVVFLALPHGQSAAVAARLGEDVLVVDMGADHRLKDSADWDRFYGAPHAGTWPYGLPELPGARAALERAKRIAVPGCFPTAVSLALFPAYAAGLAEPEAVIVAATGTSGAGKALKPHLLGSEVMGAVSPYGVGGGHRHTPEMVQNLSPLAGRRVSVSFTPTLVPMARGILATCSAKALPGTTADTVRAAYEKAYADEPFVRLLPEGQWPVTKSVHGSNAAHVQVAYDESAGRIIAISAIDNLTKGTAGGAVQSMNIALGFDEGLGLSTIGVAP; translated from the coding sequence ATGGTGGTACGTGTAGCGGTGGCCGGAGCGAGCGGATACGCGGGCGGTGAAGTCCTGCGCCTGCTGCTCTCGCACCCCGAGGTGGAGATCGGCGCGCTGACCGGCAACTCCAACGCGGGCCAATCCCTCGGCACCCTGCAACCGCACCTCGGACCGCTCGCCGACCGGACCCTTGAGGCGACCACGCCCGAGGTCCTCGCCGGACACGACGTCGTCTTCCTCGCCCTGCCGCACGGCCAGTCCGCCGCCGTCGCCGCGCGGCTCGGCGAGGACGTGCTCGTCGTCGACATGGGCGCCGACCACCGGCTCAAGGACTCCGCCGACTGGGACCGGTTCTACGGCGCTCCGCACGCCGGTACCTGGCCCTACGGACTCCCCGAGCTCCCCGGCGCCCGCGCCGCGTTGGAGCGGGCCAAGCGTATCGCCGTTCCCGGCTGCTTCCCGACCGCCGTCTCGCTCGCGCTGTTCCCGGCCTACGCCGCCGGGCTCGCCGAGCCGGAGGCCGTGATCGTGGCCGCCACCGGCACCTCCGGCGCCGGCAAGGCCCTCAAGCCCCACCTGCTCGGCTCCGAGGTGATGGGCGCGGTCAGCCCGTACGGCGTGGGCGGCGGCCACCGCCACACCCCCGAGATGGTGCAGAACCTGAGCCCCCTCGCCGGCCGGCGGGTCTCGGTGTCCTTCACGCCCACCCTGGTGCCCATGGCCCGGGGCATCCTCGCCACCTGCTCCGCCAAGGCGCTCCCCGGCACCACCGCCGACACGGTCCGCGCCGCGTACGAGAAGGCCTACGCCGACGAGCCCTTCGTACGCCTCCTCCCCGAGGGGCAGTGGCCCGTCACCAAGTCCGTGCACGGCTCCAACGCCGCCCACGTGCAGGTGGCGTACGACGAGTCCGCCGGGCGGATCATCGCGATCAGCGCCATCGACAACCTGACCAAGGGCACCGCCGGCGGCGCGGTGCAGAGCATGAACATCGCCCTCGGTTTCGACGAGGGCCTGGGTCTTTCCACGATCGGAGTCGCACCGTGA
- the argJ gene encoding bifunctional glutamate N-acetyltransferase/amino-acid acetyltransferase ArgJ, with amino-acid sequence MSVTAAQGFTAAGIAAGIKANGSPDLALVVNNGPRLAAAGVFTSNRVKAAPVHWSEQVLRGAAVSAVVLNSGGANACTGPKGFQDTHATAEKVAEALGGEHNAGEIAVASTGLIGVLLPMDKLLAGVDTAVTALSADGGEDAAIAIKTTDSVHKTATATRDGWTVGGMAKGAGMLAPGLATMLVVLTTDADLDGPTLDKALRAATRTTFDRVDSDGCMSTNDTVLLLASGASARVPAYEDFAEAVRTVCDDLARQLIGDAEGASKDIRVEVVGALSEDDAVEVGRSIARNNLLKCALHGEDPNWGRVLSAIGTTRAAFDPDRLNVAINGVWVCRNGSVGEDRDLVSMKDREVRITADLANGSASAVIWTNDLTAEYVHENSAYSS; translated from the coding sequence GTGAGCGTCACGGCAGCACAGGGATTCACGGCGGCGGGCATCGCCGCCGGGATCAAGGCGAACGGCAGCCCCGACCTGGCCCTCGTGGTCAACAACGGGCCGCGTCTGGCCGCCGCGGGCGTCTTCACCTCCAACCGCGTCAAGGCCGCACCCGTGCACTGGTCCGAGCAGGTCCTGCGCGGCGCCGCCGTCAGCGCGGTCGTCCTCAACTCCGGCGGCGCCAACGCCTGTACCGGCCCCAAGGGCTTCCAGGACACCCACGCCACGGCGGAGAAGGTCGCCGAGGCGCTCGGCGGCGAACACAACGCCGGCGAGATCGCCGTCGCCTCCACCGGCCTGATCGGCGTCCTGCTCCCCATGGACAAGCTGCTCGCCGGCGTCGACACCGCGGTCACCGCCCTCTCCGCCGACGGCGGCGAGGACGCGGCCATCGCCATCAAGACGACCGACAGCGTGCACAAGACGGCCACCGCCACCCGGGACGGCTGGACCGTCGGCGGCATGGCCAAGGGCGCGGGCATGCTCGCCCCGGGACTCGCCACCATGCTCGTCGTCCTCACCACCGACGCCGACCTGGACGGGCCCACCCTCGACAAGGCGCTGCGCGCCGCCACCCGCACCACCTTCGACCGGGTCGACTCCGACGGCTGCATGTCCACCAACGACACCGTGCTGCTGCTCGCCTCGGGCGCGTCCGCCCGGGTGCCCGCGTACGAGGACTTCGCCGAGGCCGTACGGACGGTCTGCGACGACCTCGCCCGGCAGCTCATCGGCGACGCCGAGGGCGCGAGCAAGGACATCCGCGTCGAGGTCGTCGGCGCGCTCAGCGAGGACGACGCGGTCGAGGTCGGCCGGTCCATCGCCCGCAACAACCTCCTCAAGTGCGCCCTCCACGGCGAGGACCCCAACTGGGGCCGGGTGCTCTCCGCCATCGGCACCACCCGGGCCGCCTTCGACCCGGACCGGCTGAACGTCGCCATCAACGGCGTCTGGGTGTGCCGCAACGGCTCGGTCGGCGAGGACCGCGACCTGGTCTCGATGAAGGACCGCGAGGTCCGCATCACCGCCGACCTGGCGAACGGCTCCGCGTCCGCGGTGATCTGGACCAACGACCTGACCGCCGAGTACGTCCACGAGAACAGCGCGTACAGCTCATGA
- the argB gene encoding acetylglutamate kinase has protein sequence MSTARKHTALPKAEILIEALPWLTRHNGKIVVIKFGGNAMIDENLKAAFAQDVVFLRQAGLRPVVVHGGGPQINAQLDKQGLVSEFKAGLRVTTPEAMDVVRMVLAGQVQRELVGLLNQHGPLAVGMTGEDAHTITATKHSPQIGGELVDIGRVGVITAIETGAIEALLADGRIPVISSIARSADDHHVYNVNADTAAAALAAALGAETLMVLTDVEGLYADWPNSDEVISRLTVGELEKLLPELSSGMVPKMEGCLHAVRNGVNTARVIDGRVQHSILLEIFTDEGIGTMVVPDAQGGEPA, from the coding sequence ATGAGCACCGCGAGGAAGCACACCGCGCTCCCCAAGGCCGAGATCCTCATCGAGGCCCTGCCCTGGCTCACCCGCCACAACGGCAAGATCGTCGTGATCAAGTTCGGCGGCAACGCCATGATCGACGAGAACCTCAAGGCCGCCTTCGCCCAGGACGTGGTCTTCCTGCGCCAGGCCGGCCTGCGCCCCGTCGTCGTGCACGGCGGCGGACCGCAGATCAACGCCCAGCTGGACAAGCAGGGCCTGGTCAGCGAGTTCAAGGCGGGTCTGCGCGTCACCACGCCCGAGGCCATGGACGTCGTACGGATGGTGCTGGCGGGGCAGGTCCAGCGCGAGCTGGTCGGGCTGCTCAACCAGCACGGGCCGCTCGCCGTCGGCATGACCGGCGAGGACGCCCACACCATCACCGCGACCAAGCACAGCCCGCAGATCGGCGGCGAGCTCGTCGACATCGGTCGGGTCGGCGTGATCACCGCCATCGAGACGGGCGCGATCGAGGCACTCCTGGCCGACGGCCGGATCCCGGTCATCTCCTCCATCGCGCGCAGCGCCGACGACCACCACGTCTACAACGTCAACGCCGACACGGCGGCCGCGGCCCTCGCCGCCGCCCTGGGCGCCGAGACGCTGATGGTCCTCACCGACGTCGAGGGCCTGTACGCGGACTGGCCGAACAGCGACGAGGTGATCAGCCGGCTCACCGTCGGCGAGCTGGAGAAACTGCTCCCCGAGCTGTCCAGCGGCATGGTGCCCAAGATGGAGGGCTGCCTGCACGCCGTGCGCAACGGGGTGAACACCGCCCGCGTGATCGACGGACGGGTCCAGCACTCGATCCTGTTGGAGATCTTCACCGACGAGGGAATCGGCACGATGGTCGTGCCCGACGCACAGGGAGGGGAACCCGCATGA
- a CDS encoding acetylornithine transaminase, which yields MTGNQETGNQRFAARWQRTLTDNYGTPTVALVRGEGAQVWDADGKQYTDFVGGIAVNALGHAHPAIVSAVTSQVSTLGHVSNLYASGPVLELGERLLQLFDRPGRIFFCNSGAEAVEGAFKIGRLTGRTHMVATDGGFHGRTMGALALTGQPGKQQPFLPLPGEVTHVPYGDVEALRAAVTEETALVIIEPIQGENGVVVPPAGYLTAAREITRATGTLLVLDEVQTGIGRCGQWFEHQAHEGVEPDLVTLAKGLGGGLPIGAVAAFGPAADLLRPGQHGTTFGGNPVACAAGLAVIDTIAADGLLDRVKVRGERLRSGIEGLGHDLVSHVRGAGLLLGIVLTEPLAALVQQAAQDAGFLVNAPAPDVVRLMPPYVLTEAEADAFLRALPGVLDAAKDAANGDGRTGE from the coding sequence ATGACCGGAAACCAGGAGACCGGCAACCAGCGCTTCGCCGCCCGCTGGCAGCGCACGCTGACCGACAACTACGGCACCCCGACCGTGGCCCTCGTGCGCGGCGAGGGCGCCCAGGTCTGGGACGCGGACGGCAAGCAGTACACCGACTTCGTGGGCGGCATCGCGGTCAACGCCCTGGGCCACGCGCACCCGGCGATCGTGTCGGCGGTCACCTCCCAGGTCTCCACCCTGGGCCACGTCTCCAACCTGTACGCCTCCGGGCCGGTGTTGGAGCTCGGCGAGCGACTGCTCCAGCTCTTCGACCGGCCGGGGCGGATCTTCTTCTGCAACTCCGGCGCCGAGGCCGTCGAGGGCGCCTTCAAGATCGGCCGGTTGACCGGGCGGACCCACATGGTGGCCACCGACGGCGGCTTCCACGGCCGCACCATGGGCGCCCTCGCGCTCACCGGCCAGCCCGGGAAGCAGCAGCCCTTCCTGCCCCTGCCCGGCGAGGTCACGCACGTCCCCTACGGCGACGTGGAGGCCCTGCGGGCCGCCGTCACGGAAGAGACCGCGCTGGTGATCATCGAGCCGATCCAGGGCGAGAACGGCGTCGTCGTCCCGCCCGCGGGCTACCTGACGGCCGCCCGTGAGATCACCCGGGCCACCGGGACCCTGCTCGTGCTCGACGAGGTGCAGACCGGCATCGGGCGGTGCGGCCAGTGGTTCGAGCATCAGGCCCACGAGGGCGTCGAACCCGACCTCGTCACACTCGCGAAGGGCCTGGGCGGCGGCCTGCCGATCGGCGCCGTCGCCGCCTTCGGACCGGCCGCCGACCTGCTCCGGCCCGGCCAGCACGGCACCACCTTCGGCGGGAACCCGGTCGCCTGCGCCGCCGGACTCGCCGTGATCGACACCATCGCCGCCGACGGCCTGCTCGACCGGGTCAAGGTCCGCGGCGAACGGCTGCGCTCCGGGATCGAGGGCCTGGGCCACGACCTGGTCTCCCACGTCCGCGGCGCCGGCCTCCTGCTGGGTATCGTGCTGACCGAGCCGCTCGCAGCCCTGGTGCAGCAGGCGGCTCAGGACGCCGGCTTCCTGGTGAACGCGCCCGCCCCCGACGTCGTACGGCTGATGCCCCCGTACGTACTGACGGAGGCAGAGGCGGACGCGTTCCTCCGGGCCCTGCCCGGCGTGCTCGACGCAGCCAAGGACGCAGCCAACGGGGACGGACGAACCGGGGAATGA
- a CDS encoding arginine repressor, whose amino-acid sequence MSQAQEHEQNGQSVPQTRTARHRRIVDILNRQPVRSQSQLAKLLADDGLSVTQATLSRDLDELGAVKIRNTGGELIYAVPSEGGFRTPQAPLGESAKEERMRRLSGELLISAEASANLVVLRTPPGAAQFLASAIDQAELREILGTIAGDDTLMLISRDPAGGQALADHLLRLAQKEG is encoded by the coding sequence ATGAGTCAGGCGCAGGAACACGAGCAGAACGGCCAGTCCGTCCCCCAGACCCGCACCGCACGCCACCGCCGGATCGTGGACATCCTCAACCGGCAACCGGTGCGCTCGCAGAGCCAGTTGGCCAAGCTGCTCGCCGACGACGGGCTGAGCGTCACCCAGGCCACGCTCTCGCGGGACCTCGACGAGCTGGGCGCGGTGAAGATCCGCAACACGGGCGGCGAGCTGATCTACGCGGTCCCCAGCGAGGGCGGCTTCCGCACCCCGCAGGCCCCGCTCGGCGAGTCCGCGAAGGAGGAGCGCATGCGGCGCCTCTCCGGGGAACTGCTGATCTCCGCCGAGGCCTCCGCGAACCTCGTGGTCCTGCGCACCCCGCCCGGTGCGGCCCAGTTCCTCGCGTCCGCGATCGACCAGGCCGAACTCCGGGAGATCCTCGGCACCATCGCCGGCGACGACACCCTGATGCTCATCAGCCGTGATCCGGCGGGAGGTCAGGCCCTCGCCGACCACCTGCTGCGGTTGGCGCAGAAGGAGGGCTGA
- a CDS encoding L,D-transpeptidase family protein has protein sequence MLRTVLLAGSLFVTSLSWPGPTPLPERLADTGGGSQLIVAVAPSAGSTTGRLTWWDRRAGRWYEAGSAPARFGANGLAEGATRVQGTSTTPTGLYGLPYAFGIEAPPPGTEYRGRYRRVTERSWWCQDNASSSYNRWVEPLPADCAPGEAEHLVTYREQYAYALVMDFNYDRPVRGRGAGIFLHVDGKGATAGCVSVPQRSMRAILRWADPRRRPHIAVGTQDGPLAVTRY, from the coding sequence GTGCTGCGTACCGTTCTCCTCGCCGGTTCACTGTTCGTCACCAGCCTGTCGTGGCCCGGCCCCACGCCCCTGCCCGAGCGACTCGCCGACACCGGGGGCGGCAGTCAACTGATCGTCGCCGTGGCTCCCTCCGCCGGGTCCACGACGGGCCGGCTGACCTGGTGGGACCGGCGCGCGGGCCGCTGGTACGAGGCGGGCAGCGCCCCCGCGCGGTTCGGGGCGAACGGCCTGGCCGAGGGCGCCACCCGGGTCCAGGGCACGAGCACCACCCCGACCGGCCTGTACGGGCTGCCGTACGCCTTCGGCATCGAGGCCCCGCCCCCGGGCACGGAGTACCGCGGCCGGTACCGGCGGGTGACCGAGCGTTCCTGGTGGTGCCAGGACAACGCGTCGAGCAGCTACAACCGCTGGGTGGAGCCGCTGCCCGCCGACTGCGCGCCGGGCGAGGCCGAGCACCTGGTCACGTACCGCGAGCAGTACGCGTACGCGCTGGTGATGGACTTCAACTACGACCGGCCGGTGCGCGGCCGGGGCGCGGGCATCTTCCTGCACGTCGACGGCAAGGGCGCGACGGCGGGCTGCGTGTCCGTGCCGCAGCGGTCGATGCGGGCGATCCTGCGCTGGGCGGACCCCCGGCGGCGCCCGCACATCGCGGTCGGCACACAGGACGGCCCGCTGGCCGTGACGCGGTACTAG
- a CDS encoding pyridoxamine 5'-phosphate oxidase family protein, producing the protein MGKLHERIDGRLRKFIEEQPVFFTATAPLAGDGHVNLSPKGRAGTLVVIDEQTLAYLDFGGSGAETVAHVRENGRITLMWCAFSGPPNIVRIHGEGEAVFRDDPRWAELIPLFGEADGPSARAIVVVHARRIADVCGYAVPLMEYQGERTLHAEYFGRKTDEEFAEYCEKKDHIGSSLDGLPALPLPLPARTV; encoded by the coding sequence ATGGGAAAACTCCACGAACGGATCGACGGCCGGCTGCGGAAGTTCATCGAGGAGCAGCCGGTCTTCTTCACCGCGACCGCGCCGCTCGCCGGGGACGGTCATGTCAACCTCTCCCCCAAGGGCCGCGCCGGGACCCTCGTCGTCATCGACGAGCAGACCCTCGCCTACCTCGACTTCGGCGGCAGCGGCGCCGAGACCGTCGCCCACGTCCGGGAGAACGGCCGCATCACGCTGATGTGGTGCGCGTTCTCCGGACCGCCGAACATCGTGCGCATCCACGGCGAGGGCGAGGCGGTCTTCCGTGACGATCCGCGCTGGGCCGAGCTGATCCCCCTGTTCGGGGAGGCCGACGGGCCCTCGGCGCGGGCGATCGTCGTGGTCCACGCCCGCCGGATCGCGGACGTGTGCGGCTATGCCGTCCCCCTCATGGAGTACCAGGGCGAGCGCACCCTGCACGCGGAGTACTTCGGCCGCAAGACGGACGAGGAGTTCGCCGAGTACTGCGAGAAGAAGGACCACATCGGATCCAGTCTCGACGGCCTGCCTGCACTGCCTCTGCCCCTCCCTGCCCGTACCGTCTGA
- a CDS encoding argininosuccinate synthase — MTERVVLAYSGGLDTSVAIGWIAEETGAEVVAVAVDVGQGGEDLDVIRKRALACGAVEAEVVDAKDEFANEYCLPAIKANALYMDRYPLVSALSRPVIVKHLVAAARKHGASTVAHGCTGKGNDQVRFEAGIAALGPDLKCVAPVRDYAMTRDKAIAFCEQENLPIATTRKSPYSIDQNVFGRAVETGFLEDIWNAPIEDIYEYTANPALPREADEVVISFKEGVPVALDGRPVSVLQAIRQLNERAGAQGVGRIDIVEDRLVGIKSREVYEAPGAIALITAHQELENVTVERELARHKRQVEQRWGELVYDGLWFSPLKRALDGFLDEANRYVSGDIRMTLHGGRAVVTGRRSDVSLYDFNLATYDSGDTFDQSKAQGFIEIFGLSSKIAARRDLA, encoded by the coding sequence GTGACCGAGCGCGTCGTACTCGCCTACTCGGGCGGCCTGGACACCTCCGTCGCCATCGGTTGGATCGCCGAGGAGACGGGCGCCGAGGTCGTCGCCGTCGCCGTGGACGTCGGCCAGGGCGGCGAGGACCTGGACGTCATCCGCAAGCGCGCCCTCGCCTGCGGTGCCGTCGAGGCCGAGGTCGTGGACGCCAAGGACGAGTTCGCGAACGAGTACTGCCTTCCGGCGATCAAGGCGAACGCCCTCTACATGGACCGCTATCCGCTGGTGTCGGCGCTGTCCCGGCCGGTCATCGTCAAGCACCTGGTGGCGGCCGCCCGCAAGCACGGCGCCTCGACCGTCGCCCACGGCTGCACCGGCAAGGGCAACGACCAGGTCCGCTTCGAGGCCGGCATCGCCGCCCTCGGCCCCGACCTGAAGTGCGTCGCCCCGGTCCGCGACTACGCGATGACCCGGGACAAGGCGATCGCCTTCTGCGAGCAGGAGAACCTCCCGATCGCGACGACCAGGAAGTCCCCGTACTCCATCGACCAGAACGTCTTCGGGCGCGCGGTCGAGACGGGGTTCCTGGAGGACATCTGGAACGCGCCGATCGAGGACATCTACGAGTACACCGCGAACCCGGCCCTCCCGCGCGAGGCCGACGAGGTCGTCATCTCCTTCAAGGAGGGCGTCCCGGTCGCCCTCGACGGCAGGCCCGTCAGCGTGCTCCAGGCCATCCGGCAGCTCAACGAGCGCGCCGGCGCCCAGGGCGTCGGCCGGATCGACATCGTCGAGGACCGCCTCGTGGGCATCAAGTCCCGTGAGGTGTACGAGGCTCCGGGCGCGATCGCGCTGATCACGGCCCACCAGGAGCTGGAGAACGTCACCGTCGAACGTGAACTGGCCCGCCACAAGCGGCAGGTCGAGCAGCGCTGGGGCGAGCTGGTCTACGACGGCCTGTGGTTCTCCCCGCTCAAGCGCGCCCTGGACGGCTTCCTCGACGAGGCCAACCGGTACGTGAGCGGCGACATCCGGATGACCCTGCACGGCGGCCGCGCCGTCGTCACGGGGCGCAGGTCGGACGTGTCGCTCTACGACTTCAACCTGGCCACCTACGACTCGGGCGACACCTTCGACCAGTCCAAGGCCCAGGGGTTCATCGAGATCTTCGGCCTGTCGTCGAAGATCGCCGCACGCCGCGACCTCGCCTGA
- the argH gene encoding argininosuccinate lyase: MSSNNGGDVRLWGGRFADGPAEALAKLSASVHFDWRLAPYDIAGSRAHARVLHKAGLLTAEELDRMTDGLDRLEADVADGSFVGTIADEDVHTALERGLLERLGADLGGKLRAGRSRNDQVATLFRMYLRDHARIVGGLIADLQDALVGLAETHADVAMPGRTHLQHAQPVLFAHHVLAHVQSLSRDAERLRQWDTRTAVSPYGSGALAGSSLGLDPEAVAADLGFERGSVGNSIDGTASRDFVAEFAFITAMIGINLSRIAEEIIIWNTKEFSFVTLHDAFSTGSSIMPQKKNPDIAELARGKSGRLIGNLTGLLATLKALPLAYNRDLQEDKEPVFDSCDTLEVLLPAFTGMMATLTINRERMEELAPAGFSLATDIAEWLVKQGVPFRVAHEVAGECVKECEALDIELDELTDEQFAKISEHLTPEVRTVLNVAGALASRNGRGGTAPSAVATQLTELKADLVIQHAWATHKQ; the protein is encoded by the coding sequence GTGAGCAGCAACAACGGTGGTGACGTCCGGCTCTGGGGCGGCCGGTTCGCCGACGGCCCCGCCGAGGCCCTCGCGAAACTGTCCGCGTCGGTCCACTTCGACTGGCGTCTCGCGCCGTACGACATCGCCGGTTCCCGGGCCCACGCCCGCGTCCTGCACAAGGCGGGTCTGCTGACGGCCGAGGAACTGGACCGGATGACCGACGGCCTGGACCGGCTGGAGGCCGACGTGGCCGACGGCTCCTTCGTCGGCACCATCGCCGACGAGGACGTCCACACCGCCCTGGAGCGGGGTCTCCTGGAGCGGCTCGGCGCCGACCTCGGCGGCAAGCTGCGCGCCGGCCGGTCCCGCAACGACCAGGTGGCCACCCTCTTCCGGATGTACCTGCGCGACCACGCCCGGATCGTCGGCGGCCTGATCGCGGACCTCCAGGACGCCCTGGTCGGCCTCGCCGAGACGCACGCCGACGTGGCCATGCCGGGCCGGACCCACCTCCAGCACGCGCAGCCGGTGCTGTTCGCCCACCACGTGCTGGCCCACGTGCAGTCCCTGTCCCGGGACGCCGAGCGGCTGCGCCAGTGGGACACCCGGACCGCGGTCTCCCCGTACGGCTCGGGCGCCCTCGCGGGCTCCTCGCTGGGCCTGGACCCGGAGGCGGTCGCCGCCGACCTGGGCTTCGAGCGCGGCTCGGTCGGCAACTCGATCGACGGCACCGCCTCCCGGGACTTCGTCGCCGAGTTCGCCTTCATCACCGCGATGATCGGGATCAACCTGTCCCGGATCGCGGAGGAGATCATCATCTGGAACACGAAGGAGTTCTCCTTCGTGACCCTGCACGACGCCTTCTCCACCGGCTCGTCGATCATGCCGCAGAAGAAGAACCCGGACATCGCGGAGCTGGCGCGCGGCAAGTCGGGTCGGCTCATCGGCAACCTGACCGGCCTGCTCGCCACCCTGAAGGCCCTCCCGCTCGCCTACAACCGGGACCTCCAGGAGGACAAGGAGCCCGTCTTCGACTCCTGCGACACCCTCGAAGTCCTGCTCCCCGCCTTCACCGGCATGATGGCCACCCTCACGATCAACAGGGAGCGGATGGAGGAGCTGGCTCCGGCGGGCTTCTCCCTCGCCACCGACATCGCGGAGTGGCTGGTCAAGCAGGGTGTGCCGTTCCGGGTGGCGCACGAGGTCGCCGGCGAGTGCGTCAAGGAGTGCGAGGCGCTCGACATCGAGCTGGACGAGCTCACCGACGAGCAGTTCGCGAAGATCTCGGAGCACCTCACGCCCGAGGTCCGCACCGTCCTGAACGTCGCCGGGGCCCTGGCCTCCCGCAACGGCCGCGGCGGCACCGCCCCCTCGGCGGTGGCCACCCAGCTCACCGAGCTCAAGGCCGACCTGGTCATCCAGCACGCCTGGGCGACCCACAAGCAGTAG
- a CDS encoding HAD domain-containing protein, giving the protein MNPSNRPLLLIDVDGPLNPYAAKPQSRPRGYGTHRMRPTGWTEAESPKPLRVWLNPDHGAELLALAESYELVWATTWKDEANDWIGPRLGLPRLPYIDWPQMHGRAPRGTFWKTQYVLEYAAERPFAWIDDDITAMDREYVDQRHPARTLLMRIDERIGLTRADFDALAHWAA; this is encoded by the coding sequence ATGAACCCGAGCAACCGACCCCTGCTGTTGATCGACGTCGACGGCCCGCTGAACCCCTACGCGGCCAAGCCGCAGAGCCGCCCCCGGGGCTACGGCACCCACCGCATGCGCCCCACGGGCTGGACCGAGGCCGAGAGCCCGAAGCCCCTGCGGGTCTGGCTGAACCCCGACCACGGAGCGGAACTGCTCGCCCTGGCGGAGTCCTACGAACTGGTCTGGGCGACGACGTGGAAGGACGAGGCCAACGACTGGATAGGCCCCCGCCTGGGGCTGCCCCGGCTCCCGTACATCGACTGGCCGCAGATGCACGGCCGGGCGCCGCGCGGCACCTTCTGGAAGACGCAGTACGTGCTGGAGTACGCCGCGGAGCGGCCCTTCGCGTGGATCGACGACGACATCACCGCGATGGACCGGGAGTACGTCGACCAGCGCCATCCGGCGCGCACCCTGCTGATGCGGATCGACGAGCGGATCGGGCTGACCCGGGCCGACTTCGACGCGCTGGCGCACTGGGCGGCGTAG